Part of the Dreissena polymorpha isolate Duluth1 chromosome 12, UMN_Dpol_1.0, whole genome shotgun sequence genome, CCCTTTGACCCGTGGGATATATCACAGGGATGACGTGTACGCATTTCGTTGCGTTGTCCAAAAAGAGGTTTTAGCCGACTGGGCTAAACGGGAGAGACACTTTGGGTGGCCATGTGCTGATGTcataaatgacgtcataaatctaGATGCGCAGCTAGTACCTGTTGGTTGTAAAGGTTCAAGTAATCGAGACATGGAGTGGCGCATTTGCTTTATTTATGCGGAATTGAAGCTAATTAAAACGTTAAACGAATTCCAGTATAAACTGTACATTATactgaaaaaaattaacaaagagGTACTTCGTCCAATCTGCAGTGATATGTCGTCTTTTATCATGAAGAATGTTGTATTCTGGATTGTAGAGTCGCACCGTCAGGAGATATTCCGTGAGCAGAACCTAATGCACGTCTTACAAATTGCTCTGAAATTCCTCAAGACTGCACTTGTCAATAATAATCTTCCGTACTACATGATACATGGTAGGGACCTGTTGATTGGTCGTACTACTGAAAACGAAAGGTCTGCATTAATCAGTAAAATAGAAGAACTTATCACTGAAGATGAACGGATAATATATCGGTTACCGAAACTACGAGAGGCTGTGGATACTGTCCCTCCCGACGAACTTGAACAAACGGGAAAGCGTAGGGACAAACTTGAGCGCCTTGAGTTGACGCGCCAGTACATGAACGCGTCGTACCGGGCATCAAATCTTCAACGGGAAGAGATAGCCATAGTGTGTTGGAATGACAAGATATACCGGGATTCCAGGTATGAAATGTTCGACATGGTATGGCCGCAATGGAGAGACTATTTAATAGCGGAAAATCGAACAGAGACGCTGAACACGGTAATAGAAAGCATTGGGGACGCCGGCACCTTTAGGGATCATTATTTGAGATCCGCCCACAGTAATCTCAGTATTGTATGGCCTCATCTCAAATCGGAAGTTTCGGTCAAGGAAGATACATCCGAAGAGCTGATAATGGAACTGTTTGCCATTTTAAGGGTTAAAATAGAGAGAGATTTGTCGTAGAATATAATATAAATTCGATGATAAActttttatcaaagtttattaACGTGCTTAACATATTTGTTAGAAATATGAGAACCATATATATTTCTCATAAAGGGTTACATTCGACACTGCCAAACGATGTGCTGTAGACATTGTTATTTTACGTGTGTACTGCCTTACATGCACAAGATTACGAGTGTTTCACTCTTCATATTCATTGTTTTAATAAACTCGCAGCAATCATTATGCTGCCATATTTAACAGCTGAAATGTACACTGAATTATTGTTGCTATTGTAATTATAACGCTTTTAAGGATGTAAACTATGATCACATGCTTTGTTTTGAATCTCATACTTATATACATTGTTTCTCGCACGTTTTGttgaatcatttaaaaaaatccaacGATTTTTTAAGTGGTACTTACTATTTGTTCAAGTGATGCGTTTGTAACGATACATCACGAGTTCGACTTCGGTGTTACTAATGTATGTTTCAAACAATTGACTGTTAGATGCAAACTAAAACCAGTCCGGACACGATACATCgagaataacaggttacagtaaccttttattctctatatatcaggcaaggcttagaataaaataacgacgaggcttgccgagcctgatatattacaaaaagattaaGCAGTAACCTGTTGTTCTGTTAATCATATTtctactagagttgcgacaccttaagggtttcgcgggatggaatgagtggggagatcaaatcaaattgaaagccgattatttcgacaaaaatttgggtacgaaacaatttaggtacgaaaaaatttttgggtacgaacaaatttgggtacgaaaaacattttggtacgaaaaaatgggcttgaaaaaaaaaattgggtacgaacaaatttgggtacgaaaaacatttcggtaagaaaaaaatgggtacgaaaaaaattggttacgaaaaaaatttaggtacgaaaaaaaatttggttacaaaaacaaattagagtacgaaaaaatatagggaacgaaaaaaatgaaggtacgaaaactattttggtacgaaaacatttaacatttgtaaagacataaaacaaactaataagattttatttcatgtttgggtggtgtccattgtagtatgtcaggttagtgttgttttgtcaaagcatgaatcaaatttgatgataaacaagaaacaatcagagacgggtgatgctccccaaaggttttttggtcacaatattgcactatatattcagataaaaggaaacgtcttgaggggcataactttggacaaaataatacaatggatggttaagtaacttaaaaatttcaaagggccataactctctaaataaatcatgtaacccgaacccacttataacatgcgcatctcctagaggtagttaagcttcccataaagctttattgtattccagtcagtagttggggagaaatagcccggacaagaattgcacaacataaatatgtacagtttatagaaaatgtaaaagggccattactctgtgaaaaatcaaccgaacataaccggctgataatatgcacatctcctgttggtagtgaagcttcccatgaagtttcagtgaattcccataataagttgctgagaaatagctctgacaagaattgcactatatgttcaatgtaaaatttcaaagggccataaccctgtgaaaaatcatccgacgagaaccggctgataatatgcacatgtcctcttggtagtgaagtttcccataaattttattgaatgccggtcattggttgctgagaaatagcccggacaagaattgcactttatgtacagttaatggaaaatttcaaagggccatacattgtaactctgtgaaaaatcatccgaccagaaccggctgataatatgcatgtctcctcttggtagtgaagcttcccattaagtttaattgaattccagtcattagttgctgagaaacagcccggacaaaaattgtgcacggacggacagacgaagcggcgactatatgctccccccttaaaaaatttggggggagcataataaagaagttgtggcaatttaaaggtggtacgcaaactttaaaatagatttatcaattatatgcttattcttagtgaaaaaaaggccataattgttacaaaatgcttgatacagttatctgcttgtgtttatacattggggtcatgttggttaagaagcaaaatacatgtatgaaagcaatatgtcaagggacatagaaaatatttgaggtggtatgcaaactttaacatagatttatctataatatgcatattctaagtgaaaaagggcctaattctgttaaaatgcttgatacagttgtctgctcatgtttatagattggggttatgttggtaaagaagtatgcaaaatataaaagcaagatgtcaatggacataggaaatatatttgaggtggtacgcaaacattccaatgcgcgcgccaacgccggggtgagtaggatagctccactatatatatttcatatataatagtcgagctaaaaagtaaatatactataaacaacaagctaacctcaatcacaactttaatgcaatgcagttaaacaataaagttacaatgatatgccagggattgaaactaattttttttgatattgtgggcaaccatctttagtattttggttgcccagataaagaataaccagcccagaaatacaacatgtatcaacatgtgaatattattatacatgcttttaataaaataatagataattatatacatttgctgacaatacacatgttcaatgcatgatgtattattatgagcctgaattgaatcatgtcctattcctaaataatgaatgttatttaactagtattgatccatggtgataaattgtttttcaatttttattgcactgtattgttttaagctttaataaaaagaagtttaccaacttttgaaaatgagttgcccaggccaaaatctacttgccccgggctcacgggaaaccacttatttccatccctgtatgctcttcattttctgttcttccatcccattctcaaaattaattttaaagcacaatatttttaataacatttgtatgaattgctcaccattatcacccaaataacaattttacaaagctgtaatcctgtcgtaaagatttagtttactattatcagtgttctcttaacttaaataccggcaaccagcgattttgccggttacatttactcttgatgccggctacttttcccaaatatatcaagtaaatgtcacaaatgctttcgttttactgcatagttgccggccatataactggctactcaaatttttctggaaaacactgaattatgcatgacaaacacacaatacttacatgtaaatacaccttagattcgtttttaaactaaattgacacttccagcttgtcgtcattaaaatccaaagattcaaataattttccacgagatacgtcaacaattgtgtaatcaaatgaatgaaaaataaaattaaagaaagccggatttaacataagtttcaggttgataaacacaacaaggtaaaggtagtcggtgagatataataataatacagttagtaaggcccaaaccctgggtacggtaaatatactaaatcatacccgggaattttaacactaaatcggttgttgtcggctattttgtaaaaattaattatgttcacatttatgtcaattttctgttaaatggcattgaTATTATAGAAACTCATTGTTAAagtcattaatgtgatttaattttaaatcttaaattgttttaagTCGCGTCATtttatgacgttgtcaagtataatattttccgcgacgtcgcacgttcactttttaccggtCCGTTAAatgggaacaccatattcggtatttatattatgttttaacaattaattcatgctgtgtaataaatattgtataagatatttcgatatttattgaaaatgatcaaatggttatttatgaaacctcttattcttaTGAGTGTATgccattatattatactttgaaaagcatatctgttgtactataatcttattattcattttttattgttaatttcatttattgtagagaatcttcaatgttacatctagtcgccaatgcttgtcgtcagtgttagtcgtaaatgcttgtgatcattgtcgtcaatgttagtcgtcaatccttatcgtcattatacacgaaggaaataaaagcagaaacagagacgtattcttgattacttgattatttcgtcctctcaacactcgtactaaaaagcatgttgatgcagaaattttaaaagagaagtttgtttaaggtaaacaatattgttttacgttaatcggtagcatgttttacgatatcgggttttgggcggatatacaacttggatacaatctaatatttgcaggtatgtttaagtttatttaccgtacccggggtacatgtaagtaaagttaagagtacccggggtacatgtaccggtaagtagtacccgagccgacaatgaccaatcgagccttagtaagtgagtgatggtgtatgggataacatgcactgagggtgtatatttttcatgaacaagtcaattgaaggtgttagagatgcattgatccataagattaaaaagggtaattaaccacgggcttattaaaattaaaacgatgacattacattgtaccagctgtttattgttgtatactgtaagcttgcaatattttaaataatgtaaacaacttaccttgtattaagttggcacattgttgtcaggtgtagaaactttttatatttatttctgttaagttgcactggctgaaccaaaagaattatgtagtcgtttctaaataatcacgaaacaacctactaatgcatatatgcttgccagttactgagtttgtgcatttccattcattatattatcggccttggcaaacagcgtagaatcagatgagacgcc contains:
- the LOC127854298 gene encoding uncharacterized protein LOC127854298 isoform X6; the encoded protein is MFSKTRRTKTVVECSVNHGDDPSRHLFKLLDYVGYSHDIIAERRRVFHGIDATINNAREDEIVQVTAGSKAEGLASCFESDYDYVNIYRKMVCQFEIFTNMFSNDTTEFCMLGEACHPGHYTLKLLTRGVKLPKIIEASLVTNQNGEIFISSDLFTTELERTISFDSVGGWNKGTRTGPAVPLTRGIYHRDDVYAFRCVVQKEVLADWAKRERHFGWPCADVINDVINLDAQLVPVGCKGSSNRDMEWRICFIYAELKLIKTLNEFQYKLYIILKKINKEVLRPICSDMSSFIMKNVVFWIVESHRQEIFREQNLMHVLQIALKFLKTALVNNNLPYYMIHGRDLLIGRTTENERSALISKIEELITEDERIIYRLPKLREAVDTVPPDELEQTGKRRDKLERLELTRQYMNASYRASNLQREEIAIVCWNDKIYRDSRYEMFDMVWPQWRDYLIAENRTETLNTVIESIGDAGTFRDHYLRSAHSNLSIVWPHLKSEVSVKEDTSEELIMELFAILRVKIERDLS